Proteins found in one Streptomyces sp. CB09001 genomic segment:
- a CDS encoding O-antigen ligase family protein translates to MAHALPLPPTARVRRLPPVLAVVAVVALLALPLAPDDGGGAHPADAVSALAVLYCALRLVRDRRRPLSRTAAVVLGLPVLGLAVAAAGAVSPGAGLAGLGRYLQVFVLVPAAVLLLVRDRADVRLLTWSMVGLALWQGAVGAHQYLTGTGASYQGERIRAVGTFGPQDVMGMATVVSLGLVCAVGLALGRTPVRQRLLAAGCALVLLLPLALSFSRGAWIATALTCGVQLLLAGVRRALAVGAAAVAAAVVLVGGFGVGTAMLQERVGSITQVTDAPDQSVTDRYTMWAAAAGMWRERPLTGVGLKGFPEHRDAHASLALSSGSETDGAGAGYRRQPLLSPHNMYLLVLAEQGLIGLAALAGSWLALLVLGLRRLRAARREHGAVPDCAFVACGLLVWQLTDFGYADIGGPSTVLTAVCFGLAAWWALGSPAQEVAGR, encoded by the coding sequence GTGGCCCACGCCCTGCCCCTCCCGCCGACGGCGCGCGTACGGCGGCTGCCGCCCGTACTGGCCGTGGTCGCGGTCGTCGCACTGCTCGCGCTGCCGCTCGCCCCGGACGACGGGGGCGGCGCGCACCCGGCCGACGCGGTCTCCGCGCTGGCGGTGCTGTACTGCGCGCTGCGGCTGGTGCGGGACCGGCGGCGCCCCCTGTCCCGTACGGCGGCCGTGGTGCTCGGGCTGCCCGTGCTCGGCCTCGCGGTCGCCGCGGCGGGCGCCGTGTCGCCGGGGGCCGGACTGGCGGGCCTCGGCCGCTACCTCCAGGTCTTCGTCCTGGTCCCGGCCGCCGTCCTGCTGCTCGTCCGCGACCGGGCCGACGTACGGCTGCTCACCTGGTCGATGGTGGGGCTGGCCCTGTGGCAGGGGGCGGTCGGGGCGCACCAGTACCTGACCGGGACCGGCGCGTCCTACCAGGGCGAGCGGATCCGGGCGGTGGGCACCTTCGGGCCGCAGGACGTGATGGGCATGGCGACCGTGGTCTCCCTGGGGCTGGTCTGCGCGGTGGGGCTGGCGCTGGGCCGGACGCCGGTGCGGCAGCGGCTGCTCGCCGCCGGGTGCGCGCTCGTCCTGCTGCTGCCGCTCGCCCTGTCGTTCAGCCGCGGGGCGTGGATCGCGACGGCGCTGACGTGCGGGGTGCAGCTGCTCCTCGCGGGGGTGCGCCGGGCGCTGGCGGTGGGGGCGGCCGCGGTCGCGGCGGCGGTGGTGCTGGTGGGCGGCTTCGGGGTCGGTACGGCGATGCTCCAGGAACGGGTCGGCAGCATCACTCAGGTCACGGACGCTCCCGACCAGTCGGTGACCGACCGGTACACGATGTGGGCGGCGGCGGCCGGGATGTGGCGGGAGCGGCCGCTGACCGGCGTGGGACTGAAGGGTTTTCCCGAGCACCGTGACGCACACGCCTCGTTGGCGCTGTCCTCGGGCAGCGAGACGGACGGCGCGGGTGCCGGCTACCGCAGGCAGCCGCTGCTGTCCCCGCACAACATGTATCTGCTGGTGCTGGCCGAACAGGGGCTGATCGGGCTGGCGGCACTCGCCGGGAGCTGGCTGGCGCTGCTCGTGCTGGGCCTGCGCCGGCTGCGCGCCGCACGCCGGGAACATGGGGCGGTGCCGGACTGCGCGTTCGTCGCCTGCGGGCTCCTGGTGTGGCAGCTGACCGACTTCGGGTACGCCGACATCGGCGGGCCGTCGACCGTCCTGACGGCGGTGTGCTTCGGGCTGGCGGCCTGGTGGGCGCTCGGCTCCCCGGCCCAGGAGGTGGCGGGGCGATGA
- a CDS encoding lipid II flippase MurJ — MTARGARGTDGDGADGTVGDAVPPARSSAPEAGTAGTAGSGGTACTTGTTGTTGPTGPTGTAAAAGTADHAPHAGAREGTPRAVTLTAAPSTGTRGTSPRPDAAAEEKRSSRGFLARAALVTAVLSVAGSVLGLVRDQALARLFGAGSETDAFLVAWTVPEFAATLLIEDGLAFALVPMFSLALARRAQGAPGDQVRTLVASTLPRLALAFAAAGGLVAAAAPVLVRALAPGLADHALAVDCTRLTATCVVSFGLAGYCSAALRAHRRFLAPAAIYVAYNTGIITAMFVLGGRWGVRSAAVGVAVGGVLMVVAQLPSLLGQLRRRGGGGRPPGTGDEARPLALALFTTVLLFALCRQSQVLIERFLASGLPSGAISHLNYAQKVAQIPMTLSLMLCTVTFPVVARALADGDTERARDRVERDVALAARLVLLGAATVVACAPQIIELLFQRGAFTAADTAATAGVMRVYALGLLGQTVVGALARSYFCAGRASWYPFGAMGVGVTATAVAGAAAVGPWGVTGIAAANAAGITVTAALLLAGTGPRSVPVRVRRVLGDLGRPLLAAAVATGAGALAADRAADAGAAVSRTALPPAVGAATVGGVFVVLCLALGVRGVGPVRFLHPVTRRFSTRRLPTRRLPHGRFRFRFPFRDTDR; from the coding sequence ATGACCGCGCGCGGGGCGAGAGGGACAGACGGCGACGGTGCGGACGGCACGGTCGGGGACGCCGTCCCACCGGCCCGCTCCTCCGCGCCGGAAGCGGGCACAGCGGGCACAGCGGGCTCAGGGGGCACAGCCTGCACCACGGGCACCACGGGCACCACGGGCCCGACAGGCCCCACGGGCACAGCCGCCGCAGCGGGCACCGCGGACCACGCACCGCACGCCGGCGCCCGGGAGGGTACGCCGCGGGCGGTCACCCTGACCGCCGCCCCCTCCACCGGCACCCGCGGCACCTCACCCCGCCCGGACGCCGCCGCCGAGGAGAAGCGGTCCTCCCGGGGATTCCTCGCCCGCGCCGCCCTCGTGACGGCCGTGCTCTCAGTGGCCGGGTCGGTGCTCGGGCTGGTCCGGGACCAGGCGCTGGCCCGGTTGTTCGGGGCCGGCAGCGAGACGGACGCCTTCCTGGTGGCGTGGACGGTGCCGGAGTTCGCGGCGACGCTGCTGATCGAGGACGGGCTGGCCTTCGCCCTGGTCCCGATGTTCAGCCTGGCGCTGGCCCGCCGCGCCCAGGGCGCCCCCGGCGACCAGGTCCGCACGCTGGTCGCCTCGACGCTGCCCCGGCTGGCCCTGGCCTTCGCCGCGGCCGGTGGGCTGGTCGCCGCCGCCGCGCCGGTGCTGGTGCGGGCCCTGGCACCGGGACTGGCCGACCACGCCCTCGCCGTGGACTGCACCCGGCTCACCGCCACCTGCGTCGTCAGCTTCGGGCTGGCCGGGTACTGCAGCGCGGCGCTGCGGGCGCACCGCCGTTTCCTGGCACCGGCGGCGATCTACGTCGCCTACAACACCGGCATCATCACGGCGATGTTCGTGCTCGGCGGGCGCTGGGGGGTGCGCTCGGCGGCGGTCGGGGTCGCGGTGGGCGGTGTCCTGATGGTGGTGGCGCAACTGCCCTCGCTGCTCGGGCAACTGCGCCGCCGGGGCGGCGGCGGGCGCCCGCCGGGCACCGGGGACGAGGCGCGTCCCCTCGCCCTCGCCCTGTTCACCACCGTCCTGCTGTTCGCCCTGTGCCGCCAGTCCCAGGTACTCATCGAGCGCTTCCTCGCCTCCGGGCTCCCCTCCGGGGCCATCTCGCACCTGAACTACGCGCAGAAGGTCGCCCAGATCCCCATGACGCTGTCGCTGATGCTGTGCACGGTCACCTTCCCGGTGGTCGCCCGCGCGCTGGCCGACGGCGACACGGAACGGGCCCGCGACCGGGTCGAGCGGGACGTGGCGCTGGCGGCCCGCCTGGTGCTCCTCGGCGCGGCCACCGTCGTCGCCTGCGCACCGCAGATCATCGAACTGCTCTTCCAGCGCGGCGCGTTCACGGCGGCGGACACGGCGGCGACCGCGGGCGTCATGCGCGTGTACGCCCTCGGGCTGCTCGGCCAGACCGTGGTGGGCGCGCTGGCCCGGTCCTACTTCTGCGCGGGCCGTGCCTCCTGGTACCCGTTCGGCGCGATGGGTGTCGGCGTCACCGCCACCGCCGTCGCCGGTGCCGCCGCGGTCGGCCCGTGGGGCGTGACCGGCATCGCCGCCGCCAACGCCGCCGGCATCACCGTCACCGCCGCGCTGCTGCTCGCCGGGACGGGCCCGCGCAGCGTGCCGGTGCGGGTCCGGCGGGTCCTGGGCGACCTGGGCCGGCCCTTGCTGGCGGCGGCGGTGGCGACCGGCGCGGGCGCGCTGGCCGCGGACCGGGCCGCCGACGCCGGTGCGGCCGTTTCGCGCACCGCCCTCCCGCCGGCCGTCGGCGCCGCCACCGTCGGCGGTGTCTTCGTCGTCCTCTGCCTGGCCCTGGGCGTCCGGGGCGTGGGCCCCGTCCGTTTCCTCCACCCCGTCACCCGAAGGTTCTCTACCCGAAGGCTCCCTACCCGAAGGCTCCCTCATGGCCGTTTCCGCTTCCGGTTCCCCTTCCGCGACACCGACCGTTGA
- a CDS encoding polysaccharide deacetylase family protein — MYHSVGDRSDDPYRITVTPDRLDAQLGWLRRRGLRGVAVGELLAARARGGGRDLVGLTFDDGYADFVEHALPCLRRHGCGATLFVLPGRLGGVNSWDPLGPRKPLLTADGIRRAAAEGVEIGSHGLTHVDLTTADDTVLSAETAGSRALLTELTGAPVAGFCYPYGTVDARAAGAVRAAGYSYACAIDPGPLTGPYALPRVHVGQNDTPVRLLLKTRLHRLRRRAAAGV; from the coding sequence ATGTACCACTCCGTCGGCGACCGCTCGGACGACCCGTACCGCATCACGGTCACGCCCGACCGGCTGGACGCGCAGCTGGGCTGGCTGCGGCGGCGCGGGCTGCGCGGCGTGGCGGTCGGCGAGCTGCTGGCCGCCCGCGCCCGCGGCGGTGGCCGGGACCTGGTGGGGCTGACCTTCGACGACGGGTACGCCGACTTCGTCGAGCACGCGCTGCCGTGCCTGCGGCGCCACGGCTGCGGGGCGACCCTGTTCGTGCTGCCGGGGCGGCTCGGCGGCGTCAACTCCTGGGACCCGCTGGGCCCGCGCAAGCCGCTGCTGACCGCCGACGGCATCCGGCGGGCCGCCGCCGAGGGCGTCGAGATCGGCTCGCACGGCCTCACCCACGTCGACCTCACCACGGCGGACGACACCGTGCTGAGCGCCGAGACCGCCGGGAGCAGAGCACTGCTCACGGAGTTGACCGGCGCGCCGGTCGCCGGCTTCTGCTATCCGTACGGCACGGTCGACGCCCGCGCCGCCGGCGCCGTGCGCGCCGCCGGTTACAGCTACGCCTGCGCCATCGACCCCGGCCCGCTGACCGGCCCGTACGCCCTGCCGCGCGTGCACGTGGGCCAGAACGACACACCCGTGCGGCTGTTGCTGAAGACCCGGCTGCACCGCCTGCGCCGCCGGGCCGCGGCGGGAGTGTGA
- a CDS encoding glycosyltransferase translates to MKALHIITGLGVGGAEQQLRLLLRHLPVDCDVVTLTNPGPVADGLLADGVRVVHLGMTGNRDLAALPRLARLIRGGGYDLVHTHLYRACLYGRVAARLAGVRAVVATEHSLGDSQMEGRPLTPGVRALYLAGERLGSATVAVSPTVADRLRRWGVPAPRIEVVPNGIDLARFRFDPVRRLRTRRRLGLPEGAYVVGGVGRLAAGKRFDVLVRALALLPPDCWLLLVGGGPQEHLLRRTAREAGVADRVLLTGERPCLADGSPGPDLPALAAAMDVLASPSPEEAFGLAAVEGLASGLPVLYASCPAIEDLPPAAAPGARRVHGGAAEFARALAETRAAHGPVPGVRSAPEAARHYCVTRSAARLMDVYATALTRPLPPPPPSSSPFPASQGVTSA, encoded by the coding sequence GTGAAGGCCCTGCACATCATCACGGGTCTCGGCGTCGGCGGTGCCGAGCAGCAGCTGCGGCTGCTCCTGCGTCACCTGCCCGTCGACTGCGACGTCGTGACGCTCACCAACCCCGGCCCGGTCGCCGACGGGCTGCTGGCCGACGGCGTGCGCGTCGTCCACCTCGGCATGACCGGCAACCGCGACCTGGCCGCGCTGCCCCGCCTGGCCCGCCTGATCCGCGGCGGCGGCTACGACCTGGTGCACACCCACCTCTACCGCGCCTGCCTCTACGGCCGTGTCGCCGCCCGCCTGGCCGGGGTGCGCGCGGTCGTCGCCACCGAACACTCCCTGGGCGACTCCCAGATGGAGGGCCGCCCGCTCACCCCGGGCGTCCGCGCCCTGTACCTGGCCGGGGAGCGCCTCGGCAGCGCCACGGTCGCCGTCTCCCCCACCGTCGCCGACCGGCTGCGCCGCTGGGGCGTGCCCGCGCCCCGCATCGAGGTCGTCCCGAACGGCATCGACCTGGCCCGCTTCCGCTTCGACCCGGTCCGGCGGCTGCGCACCCGGCGCCGCCTCGGCCTGCCCGAGGGCGCGTACGTCGTCGGCGGCGTCGGCCGGCTGGCGGCGGGCAAACGCTTCGACGTCCTGGTCCGCGCCCTGGCCCTGCTCCCGCCCGACTGCTGGCTGCTGCTGGTCGGCGGCGGCCCCCAGGAGCATCTGCTGCGCCGCACCGCCCGCGAGGCGGGGGTCGCCGACCGGGTCCTGCTCACCGGCGAACGCCCCTGCCTGGCCGACGGCTCCCCCGGCCCCGACCTGCCCGCCCTCGCCGCCGCGATGGACGTCCTCGCGTCGCCGTCGCCGGAGGAGGCCTTCGGCCTGGCCGCCGTGGAGGGGCTCGCGTCGGGGCTGCCGGTGCTGTACGCCTCCTGCCCGGCGATCGAGGACCTGCCCCCCGCGGCGGCGCCCGGCGCGCGGCGCGTCCACGGCGGCGCCGCGGAGTTCGCGCGCGCCCTCGCCGAGACCCGCGCGGCCCACGGCCCGGTCCCCGGCGTGCGCTCCGCGCCCGAGGCGGCCCGCCACTACTGCGTCACCCGCAGCGCCGCCCGGCTGATGGACGTCTACGCGACGGCCCTCACCCGACCGCTGCCCCCGCCTCCGCCCTCGTCGTCCCCTTTCCCGGCATCCCAGGGAGTCACCTCCGCATGA
- a CDS encoding lipopolysaccharide biosynthesis protein codes for MTEPLTQTPPAPAAEPEPAPPARPRRAPAALRRAVLRLRSLPPWSPLAAGVLAGGLLGAGYGLFTTPQYTATGYVVAVPADESDPASALGFAQAYGRVATQLAVLGDAQMWAHVPVATLERSVRTATSPDAPMVSVTATSADPEQAADMANAVARALTRHAADSAADTHVELRQFARATEPAEPSSASTAVTGLVGASAGGLLGGLALLVRPRRTAREPGRAAAPVPGPASAADVRGQL; via the coding sequence ATGACCGAACCCCTCACTCAGACCCCGCCCGCGCCCGCGGCGGAGCCCGAGCCCGCACCCCCCGCCCGGCCGCGCCGCGCCCCGGCCGCCCTGCGCCGTGCCGTGCTCCGCCTGCGCTCCCTGCCGCCGTGGTCCCCGCTCGCGGCCGGTGTCCTCGCCGGCGGGCTGCTCGGCGCCGGGTACGGCCTGTTCACCACCCCGCAGTACACGGCGACCGGTTACGTCGTCGCCGTCCCCGCCGACGAGTCCGACCCGGCGTCCGCGCTGGGCTTCGCGCAGGCCTACGGCCGGGTCGCCACGCAGCTCGCGGTGCTCGGGGACGCGCAGATGTGGGCCCACGTGCCGGTGGCGACCCTGGAGCGGAGCGTGCGCACCGCGACCTCGCCGGACGCGCCGATGGTCTCGGTGACGGCCACCTCCGCCGATCCGGAGCAGGCCGCCGACATGGCCAACGCCGTAGCCCGCGCCCTGACCCGGCACGCGGCGGACTCCGCCGCCGACACCCACGTGGAGCTGCGGCAGTTCGCCCGGGCCACCGAGCCCGCCGAGCCGTCCTCGGCGTCCACCGCCGTGACCGGCCTGGTGGGCGCGAGCGCGGGCGGACTCCTCGGCGGGCTGGCCCTGCTGGTCCGGCCGCGCCGCACCGCACGGGAGCCCGGCCGCGCGGCGGCGCCCGTACCCGGTCCGGCGTCGGCGGCCGACGTCCGCGGACAGCTGTGA
- a CDS encoding GNAT family N-acetyltransferase yields the protein MTHRRPPHPGTLPSGHTIELVTDEDAFAELAPQWRRLYGRCATATPFQSHAWLLSWWRSYGSAGRLRLVLAREGGELVAAAPLTLVRRPVPALVPLGGAISDYGDVLLDDERGPDAVAALAVGVAAVARTALVDLREVRPGAAAERLYAHWHGPRHRLADSLCLELPALPMDELVARLPSGKARQRVRAQLRRLDTLGVKGRPVLPDETEAALRRLLDLHRLQWRGRKVTGEHLRTRFREHLVRAVEPMVRTGDAVVTEFRMGDEVVAVDVTLLSRGLAGGYLYGAHPRLRERKADVAVMLLDACAEYARAPGRGTLSLLRGNEPYKHHWRPEPVPNQRLLLARRRTAPLLAAALADAAARRRGKELLRQRAERRERDGGGT from the coding sequence GTGACGCACCGCAGGCCGCCGCACCCGGGCACGCTCCCGTCCGGCCACACGATCGAACTGGTCACCGACGAGGACGCGTTCGCCGAGCTGGCCCCGCAGTGGCGGCGGCTGTACGGCAGGTGCGCCACCGCGACCCCGTTCCAGAGCCACGCCTGGCTGCTCTCCTGGTGGCGTTCGTACGGTTCGGCCGGGCGGCTGCGGCTGGTGCTGGCCCGCGAGGGCGGCGAACTGGTCGCCGCGGCGCCGCTGACGCTCGTACGGCGCCCGGTTCCGGCGCTGGTGCCGCTGGGCGGGGCGATCTCGGACTACGGGGACGTCCTGCTGGACGACGAGCGCGGCCCGGACGCGGTGGCCGCGCTCGCGGTGGGCGTCGCGGCGGTGGCCCGCACCGCGCTGGTCGACCTGCGCGAGGTACGGCCGGGTGCCGCCGCCGAACGGCTCTACGCGCACTGGCACGGGCCCCGGCACCGGCTCGCGGACTCGCTCTGCCTGGAGCTGCCCGCCCTCCCCATGGACGAGCTGGTCGCCCGGCTGCCCTCGGGCAAGGCCAGGCAGCGGGTCCGCGCCCAGCTGCGCCGCCTGGACACGCTCGGTGTCAAGGGCCGTCCCGTGCTGCCCGACGAGACGGAGGCGGCGCTGCGCCGGCTCCTCGACCTGCACCGGTTGCAGTGGCGGGGGCGGAAGGTGACCGGCGAGCACCTGCGGACCCGCTTCCGCGAGCACCTGGTGCGGGCGGTGGAGCCGATGGTGCGGACCGGGGACGCGGTGGTCACCGAGTTCCGGATGGGCGACGAGGTGGTGGCCGTGGACGTGACGCTGCTGTCCCGTGGGCTGGCCGGGGGCTACCTGTACGGCGCGCACCCCCGGCTGCGGGAGCGGAAGGCGGACGTGGCGGTGATGCTGCTGGACGCGTGCGCCGAGTACGCCCGTGCCCCGGGGCGCGGCACGCTCAGCCTGCTGCGCGGCAACGAGCCGTACAAGCACCACTGGCGCCCGGAGCCGGTGCCGAACCAGCGGCTGCTGCTGGCCCGCCGCCGCACGGCACCGCTGCTGGCGGCGGCGCTGGCCGACGCCGCCGCCCGACGACGGGGCAAGGAGCTGCTGCGGCAGCGGGCGGAGCGGAGGGAGCGCGACGGTGGCGGCACCTGA
- a CDS encoding glycosyl hydrolase, whose translation MAARQSRARSGRRPARAAAAAIAAAAFLAAGPGAAAGEPAAPEPGPGPKPAPAFGAYLDYGPRGVARMAALSHWLGGAELRVGHTYLPGDRWSNIEGAPGFLDVWADWRTRKADRMLVLNVPMMERNEEHVDDDEVRELLRQGAAGRFDHHFRALAERLVALKVPDTVLVLGWEMNGTTYTHRCGPDPEAWKTYWNRIVTTMRAVPGQKFRFDFAPSRGRDAVPWTRCYPGDATVDIIGMDSYDQPRGMSFDEQVKEPYGLQRHVDFAKAHGKPVSYPEWGLFRNGDNAAYVRRMLAWMDEHKPVYNTVTDYCPHGVWQCDDNPRSTAVYRSVLFGRTDEPEPTAPTPPEPTAPTPPTTPTAPPVPPVPSTVPEPPAGCSPLDLGDWVEYWLGGKLCMRLDWYARDK comes from the coding sequence ATGGCCGCACGGCAGTCACGGGCCCGGTCCGGGCGGCGTCCCGCGCGCGCCGCGGCGGCGGCGATCGCGGCGGCGGCGTTCCTGGCCGCGGGCCCCGGTGCCGCCGCCGGCGAACCGGCCGCGCCCGAACCCGGACCCGGTCCCAAGCCCGCCCCCGCCTTCGGCGCGTACCTGGACTACGGCCCGCGCGGCGTGGCCCGGATGGCCGCGCTGAGCCACTGGCTGGGCGGCGCCGAACTGCGCGTCGGCCACACCTACCTGCCCGGCGACCGCTGGAGCAACATCGAGGGCGCCCCCGGCTTCCTCGACGTGTGGGCCGACTGGCGCACCCGCAAGGCCGACCGGATGCTCGTCCTCAACGTGCCCATGATGGAGCGCAACGAGGAGCACGTCGACGACGACGAGGTGCGCGAGCTGCTGCGCCAGGGCGCCGCCGGACGCTTCGACCACCACTTCCGCGCCCTCGCCGAACGCCTGGTCGCCCTCAAGGTCCCGGACACGGTCCTGGTGCTCGGCTGGGAGATGAACGGCACCACCTACACCCACCGCTGCGGGCCGGACCCCGAGGCGTGGAAGACGTACTGGAACCGGATCGTCACCACCATGCGCGCGGTGCCCGGCCAGAAGTTCCGGTTCGACTTCGCGCCGAGCCGCGGCCGGGACGCCGTGCCCTGGACGCGGTGCTATCCCGGCGACGCCACCGTCGACATCATCGGCATGGACTCCTACGACCAGCCGCGCGGGATGTCGTTCGACGAACAGGTGAAGGAGCCGTACGGGCTGCAGCGCCACGTGGACTTCGCGAAGGCGCACGGCAAGCCCGTCTCCTACCCGGAATGGGGACTGTTCCGCAACGGCGACAACGCCGCCTACGTGCGGCGCATGCTCGCCTGGATGGACGAGCACAAGCCCGTGTACAACACGGTCACCGACTACTGCCCGCACGGTGTGTGGCAGTGCGACGACAATCCCCGCTCCACGGCCGTCTACCGGTCCGTGCTCTTCGGCCGCACCGACGAGCCCGAACCGACGGCCCCGACACCCCCGGAGCCCACCGCACCCACCCCGCCCACGACTCCCACCGCGCCGCCCGTGCCACCGGTCCCCTCCACCGTGCCGGAGCCCCCGGCCGGCTGCTCGCCGCTGGACCTCGGCGACTGGGTCGAGTACTGGCTCGGCGGAAAGCTGTGCATGCGCCTGGACTGGTACGCGCGGGACAAGTAG
- a CDS encoding ATP-grasp domain-containing protein, whose product MSLFDTRVPAVLLRIDRNPFHHGTLGAVRSLGRAGVDVHVVADCAHSPVRASRYLSGLHTAPPPGAPPAEIVAALRRVAARIARPAVLIPMDDACAVAVGRARAELAHLYLLPDQPGELPARVADKAELASVCASLDVPHPETLVPDGAAEAARAAWRLGLPVVAKWSRPWLVPPGGGLRSTVLVRSAREAGELYLRAEEAGSRLLLQAFLPPGPDRDWFFHGYADRFGAVRAGGPGRKTRARPRGAGLTAVGRWTPNPQVRALAERVTAELGYRGVFDLDFRRCGTTGRYHLLDFNPRPGAQFRLFADTAGLDVVRALHLDLTHRPLPEGVPRPGRAFVVENYAPLTALRPAREGHGGRELAWHARDDRAPGRALWALWGRHVGGRLRDRVHRGGTRPGTPAPSGARVVRQASAPPADHAGRPDEDRARSR is encoded by the coding sequence GTGTCGCTGTTCGACACCCGTGTCCCCGCCGTTCTGCTGCGGATCGACCGGAATCCCTTTCACCACGGAACGCTGGGTGCCGTGCGTTCGCTCGGCCGGGCGGGGGTGGACGTGCACGTGGTCGCCGACTGTGCGCACAGCCCGGTCCGCGCCTCCCGTTACCTGAGCGGGCTGCACACCGCGCCGCCGCCCGGCGCGCCGCCCGCCGAGATCGTGGCGGCCCTGCGCCGCGTCGCCGCTCGGATCGCACGGCCCGCCGTGCTGATTCCGATGGACGACGCGTGTGCCGTGGCGGTGGGCCGGGCGCGGGCGGAGCTGGCTCACCTGTATCTGCTGCCCGACCAGCCGGGCGAGCTGCCCGCACGCGTGGCCGACAAGGCCGAACTGGCCAGTGTGTGCGCGTCGCTGGACGTCCCGCACCCCGAGACGCTGGTCCCGGACGGCGCGGCGGAGGCGGCACGTGCGGCGTGGCGGCTGGGCCTGCCGGTGGTGGCGAAGTGGAGCCGCCCCTGGCTGGTGCCCCCGGGCGGCGGGCTGCGCAGCACGGTGCTGGTGCGCTCGGCGCGGGAGGCCGGGGAGCTGTATCTGCGGGCCGAGGAGGCGGGCAGCCGGCTGCTGCTCCAGGCGTTCCTGCCACCGGGCCCCGACCGGGACTGGTTCTTCCACGGGTACGCCGACCGCTTCGGCGCGGTCCGGGCGGGCGGCCCGGGCCGCAAGACGCGGGCCAGGCCGCGCGGCGCCGGTCTGACGGCGGTGGGCCGCTGGACGCCGAATCCGCAGGTGCGGGCGCTCGCCGAGCGGGTCACCGCGGAGCTGGGCTACCGGGGCGTCTTCGACCTCGACTTCCGTCGCTGCGGCACGACGGGCCGCTATCACCTGCTCGACTTCAATCCGCGCCCCGGCGCCCAGTTCCGGCTCTTCGCCGACACCGCCGGACTGGACGTCGTACGGGCCCTGCACCTGGATCTGACCCACCGCCCGCTGCCGGAGGGTGTGCCGCGGCCGGGGCGGGCGTTCGTGGTGGAGAACTACGCGCCGCTGACCGCGCTGCGTCCGGCCCGCGAGGGACACGGGGGGCGCGAGCTGGCCTGGCACGCCCGGGACGACCGGGCGCCGGGCCGGGCGCTGTGGGCCCTGTGGGGCCGCCATGTGGGCGGCAGGCTGCGGGACCGCGTGCACCGGGGCGGCACCCGGCCGGGCACCCCGGCCCCGTCCGGCGCCCGCGTCGTACGCCAGGCCTCCGCCCCGCCGGCGGACCACGCCGGCCGCCCCGACGAGGACCGGGCGCGCAGCCGCTGA
- the chpA gene encoding LAXTG-anchored chaplin ChpA — protein MRQTLSRGMVAAAAATGILSLCGSPALADSHADGAATNSPGAVSGNALQVPVDVPVNACGNTVDVIAALNPAFGNECENTSDEQTDGNGGGYGEDASDASSSSSGSHADGATVGSPGVGSGNNAQVPVDVPVNLCGNTVDVIAALNPVFGNKCENEAEEPPGYGEEEPPPPTTPPGYGEEEPPPPTHEEPPPPYGEEEPPPPSEEEHTPPAPPKEQPPALAETGSEGTLGAAAAGAVLIAGGAILYRRGRALTGR, from the coding sequence GTGCGACAGACCCTGAGCAGGGGGATGGTCGCGGCTGCCGCCGCGACGGGCATCCTTTCCCTGTGCGGCAGCCCCGCCCTTGCCGACTCGCATGCGGACGGGGCCGCCACGAACTCGCCGGGCGCCGTGTCCGGCAACGCCCTCCAGGTCCCCGTCGACGTGCCCGTGAACGCCTGCGGCAACACCGTCGACGTGATCGCCGCCCTGAACCCGGCCTTCGGCAACGAGTGCGAGAACACCTCGGACGAGCAGACCGACGGCAACGGCGGCGGGTACGGCGAGGACGCGTCGGACGCCTCGTCCTCGTCGTCCGGTTCCCACGCGGACGGCGCGACCGTGGGCTCGCCCGGCGTCGGTTCCGGCAACAACGCGCAGGTCCCGGTCGACGTGCCGGTCAACCTCTGCGGCAACACCGTCGACGTGATCGCCGCGCTGAACCCGGTCTTCGGCAACAAGTGCGAGAACGAGGCCGAGGAGCCCCCCGGCTACGGCGAGGAGGAGCCGCCGCCCCCGACCACGCCGCCCGGCTACGGCGAGGAGGAGCCCCCGCCGCCCACCCACGAGGAGCCGCCGCCGCCCTACGGCGAGGAGGAGCCCCCGCCGCCGTCCGAGGAGGAGCACACCCCGCCGGCTCCCCCGAAGGAGCAGCCGCCCGCGCTGGCCGAGACCGGCAGCGAGGGAACGCTGGGCGCCGCGGCCGCCGGTGCCGTACTGATCGCGGGCGGAGCGATCCTGTACCGCCGGGGCCGCGCCCTCACCGGCCGCTGA